One genomic segment of Longimicrobium sp. includes these proteins:
- a CDS encoding putative bifunctional diguanylate cyclase/phosphodiesterase, protein MSPDAPHVSEAVEGVLECAPVGIAACDADLRWVAWNAAMEALTGLPAPRVLGAPVGAAGCGLAGESPQAVLRAVLGGITVDVGDVAPEAARGRRVSVRWSPHRAPDGEILGAVAVAHDVTELRRAEDEALRLAAIPREAPNPVLECDRDGNVVYANPATRHVLAEVGTPLEDGFLPRNHRQLVAAALAHGQPMRTVEVDVDDRVFSWTYHPHVEMGVVHLFADDITARRAVEDQLRHDALHDALTALPNRHLFMERLARAVLQEKRREGYLFAVLFLDLDRFKVVNDSLGHAVGDELLVAVAGRLRNAVRETDTVSRFGGDEFAVLLDDLGAVEDALRAADRIQAALTAPVSLSGYEVFTSASIGIALSSTAYGRPDHLMRNADMAMYRAKSAGTGRHELFDRAMHALALTRLQMETDLRKAIEREEFCLHYQPIVSLRTGRIAGVEALLRWNHPERGWIAPLDFVPPAEETGLILQIGRRVIRDACLQLRDWQAATPAAAGLSVSVNLSVRQFSQADLVEQVREALAESGIRPELLRLEVTESVVVDNVDAAAGTLSRLKALGARVYLDDFGTGYSSLSSLHRLPIDALKVDRSFVARIGQGGGEQMVRTVATIARNLDLAVVAEGIETEEQLRLIRALGCEYAQGYLFSTPLDPDALRELVETAPRW, encoded by the coding sequence GTGAGCCCGGACGCGCCGCATGTGTCGGAAGCGGTGGAGGGCGTGCTGGAGTGCGCGCCCGTGGGCATCGCCGCGTGCGACGCCGATCTGCGCTGGGTGGCGTGGAACGCGGCCATGGAGGCGCTCACCGGGCTTCCCGCGCCCCGGGTGCTGGGCGCGCCGGTCGGCGCCGCGGGGTGCGGGCTGGCCGGCGAGTCGCCGCAGGCGGTGCTGCGCGCGGTGCTGGGCGGCATCACCGTGGACGTGGGCGACGTGGCGCCCGAGGCCGCGCGCGGGCGGCGCGTGTCCGTGCGCTGGTCGCCGCACCGCGCGCCCGACGGCGAGATCCTGGGCGCCGTGGCCGTGGCCCACGACGTGACGGAGCTGCGCCGCGCCGAGGACGAGGCGCTGCGCCTGGCCGCCATCCCCCGCGAGGCGCCCAACCCGGTGCTGGAGTGCGACCGCGACGGCAACGTGGTGTACGCCAACCCCGCCACCCGCCACGTGCTGGCCGAGGTGGGCACCCCGCTGGAAGACGGCTTCCTCCCCCGCAACCACCGGCAGCTGGTGGCCGCCGCCCTCGCGCACGGCCAGCCCATGCGCACGGTGGAGGTGGACGTGGACGACCGCGTGTTCTCGTGGACATACCATCCCCACGTGGAGATGGGCGTGGTGCACCTCTTCGCCGACGACATCACCGCGCGGCGGGCGGTGGAGGATCAGCTGCGCCACGACGCGCTGCACGACGCGCTCACCGCCCTTCCCAACCGCCACCTGTTCATGGAGCGGCTGGCGCGCGCCGTGTTGCAGGAGAAGCGGCGCGAGGGCTACCTCTTCGCCGTTCTCTTCCTGGACCTGGACCGCTTCAAGGTGGTGAACGACTCGCTGGGCCACGCCGTGGGCGACGAGCTGCTGGTGGCGGTCGCCGGGCGGCTGCGCAACGCCGTGCGCGAGACCGACACCGTGTCCCGCTTCGGCGGCGACGAGTTCGCGGTGCTGCTGGACGACCTGGGCGCGGTGGAGGACGCGCTGCGGGCGGCCGACCGCATCCAGGCGGCGCTCACCGCCCCCGTCTCGCTCAGCGGCTACGAGGTCTTCACCTCGGCCAGCATCGGCATCGCGCTCAGCTCCACCGCGTACGGGCGGCCGGACCACCTGATGCGCAACGCCGACATGGCCATGTACCGCGCCAAGTCGGCGGGCACGGGGCGGCACGAGCTGTTCGACCGGGCGATGCACGCGCTGGCGCTCACCCGGCTGCAGATGGAGACGGACCTGCGCAAGGCGATCGAGCGCGAGGAGTTCTGCCTCCACTACCAGCCCATCGTCTCGCTGCGCACCGGACGCATCGCCGGGGTGGAGGCGCTGCTGCGCTGGAACCACCCGGAGCGGGGATGGATCGCCCCGCTGGACTTCGTCCCTCCCGCGGAGGAGACGGGGCTGATCCTGCAGATCGGGCGGCGGGTGATCCGCGACGCCTGCCTGCAGCTGCGCGACTGGCAGGCGGCCACCCCGGCCGCGGCGGGACTGAGCGTGAGCGTGAACCTGTCCGTGCGCCAGTTCTCGCAGGCCGACCTGGTGGAGCAGGTGCGCGAGGCGCTGGCGGAGAGCGGGATCCGGCCGGAGCTGCTGCGGCTGGAGGTGACGGAGAGCGTGGTGGTCGACAACGTCGACGCGGCCGCGGGCACGCTGTCGCGGCTGAAGGCGCTGGGCGCGCGCGTGTACCTGGACGACTTCGGCACCGGCTACTCGTCACTCTCCTCCCTGCACCGGCTGCCCATCGACGCGCTGAAGGTGGACCGCTCGTTCGTGGCGCGCATCGGGCAGGGCGGGGGCGAGCAGATGGTTCGCACCGTGGCCACCATCGCCCGCAACCTGGACCTGGCCGTCGTGGCCGAGGGGATCGAGACCGAGGAGCAGCTCCGCCTCATCCGCGCGCTGGGATGCGAGTACGCGCAGGGCTACCTCTTCTCCACCCCGCTGGACCCGGACGCGCTCCGGGAGCTGGTCGAGACGGCGCCGCGCTGGTGA
- a CDS encoding aconitase family protein — protein sequence MIPSLLTRKIEKLPPEVRLEGRILFLVDDAELVRCQLDGQDVELTDEVRGKLRDNISTDEITPAYICYYFDETLGEFPYLGLKAGTEFPIKQGLVKKGGFVASVSGKRRGKGSSREQSPYAEMMAGIRVVIAENIERIYRENCQNLGVLTSTNFELIDRIRRGETIPLSEFTEGADEITRGIIEHGGLFNYNVARLQGTVRTPPISCHGAGETSGDLDRQDVRMLRGSGEYNDPGPDTGVDGAAAQFVATSTSNVRSDTLGAPGTKHAGGPRPMTIAEKIFARHWVTDLSSNAVGVPWVQPGDSGFVQTDIRFSHEYVTPMSAIFFEQYVGADEKVLEPESILFFRDHLTFLKDAMTQERIQMGLLNVANQLEVKQREFAEKQGVRLYGELGHGKHGSEAICHSKILEAYAEPGQIIIGSDSHTPHAGAVGCVAFGVGTTAIFNSWITKDVRVEVPRSFRVLVHGEKPANVSAKDFMLEILRQPYIKDGHAIGQIIEYAGPAVEALSVDERATMTNMAAEVGAFTGIVAPDAKTVEYLVEQRGMSREDAERLCDGLFSDEGADYVMTIEIDASTLKPMIALPGDPGNGLYVRDLPETVKIDIAYAGSCTAGKKEDMDMYAAVLREYAERGERKPEHVQFYIQCGSQEVYAYCQEQGYDRIFEGVGATFIEPSCGACINAGPGVSRKPTDVTISAINRNFPGRSGPGQLYLASPYTVAASAMAGEIVAWEPELAAV from the coding sequence ATGATCCCGTCGCTGCTCACGCGCAAGATCGAGAAGCTTCCCCCCGAGGTGCGCCTCGAGGGCCGCATCCTTTTCCTCGTCGACGACGCCGAACTGGTGCGCTGCCAGCTGGACGGCCAGGACGTAGAGCTCACGGATGAGGTGAGGGGGAAGCTGCGCGACAACATCTCCACCGACGAGATCACGCCGGCGTACATCTGCTACTACTTCGACGAGACGCTGGGCGAGTTCCCCTACCTGGGGCTGAAGGCGGGGACGGAGTTCCCCATCAAGCAGGGGCTGGTGAAGAAGGGCGGCTTCGTCGCCAGCGTCAGCGGCAAGCGGCGCGGCAAGGGATCGTCGCGCGAGCAGAGCCCGTACGCGGAGATGATGGCGGGGATCCGCGTGGTGATCGCCGAGAACATCGAGCGCATCTACCGCGAGAACTGCCAGAACCTGGGCGTGCTGACCAGCACCAACTTCGAGCTGATCGACCGCATCCGCCGCGGCGAGACCATCCCCCTCAGCGAGTTCACCGAGGGCGCCGACGAGATCACCCGCGGCATCATCGAGCACGGCGGGCTCTTCAACTACAACGTGGCCCGGCTGCAGGGGACGGTGCGCACGCCGCCCATCTCCTGCCACGGCGCGGGCGAGACCAGCGGCGACCTGGACCGCCAGGACGTGCGGATGCTGCGCGGGAGCGGCGAGTACAACGATCCGGGCCCCGACACCGGCGTGGACGGCGCCGCCGCGCAGTTCGTGGCCACGTCGACCTCCAACGTACGCTCCGACACGCTCGGCGCGCCGGGAACGAAGCACGCGGGCGGGCCGCGGCCGATGACGATCGCCGAGAAGATCTTCGCGCGGCACTGGGTGACCGACCTGTCCTCCAACGCCGTCGGCGTGCCGTGGGTGCAGCCGGGCGACAGCGGGTTCGTGCAGACCGACATCCGCTTCAGCCACGAGTACGTGACGCCGATGTCGGCCATCTTCTTCGAGCAGTACGTCGGGGCCGACGAGAAGGTGCTGGAGCCGGAGAGCATCCTCTTCTTCCGCGACCACCTGACGTTCCTGAAGGATGCGATGACGCAGGAGCGCATCCAGATGGGGCTGCTGAACGTGGCCAACCAGCTGGAGGTGAAGCAGCGCGAGTTCGCCGAGAAGCAGGGCGTTCGCCTCTACGGCGAGCTGGGGCACGGCAAGCACGGCTCCGAGGCCATCTGCCACAGCAAGATCCTGGAGGCGTACGCCGAGCCGGGGCAGATCATCATCGGCTCCGACAGCCACACGCCGCACGCCGGCGCCGTGGGCTGCGTGGCCTTCGGCGTGGGCACGACCGCCATCTTCAACTCGTGGATCACGAAGGACGTGCGCGTGGAGGTGCCCAGGTCCTTCCGCGTCCTCGTCCACGGCGAGAAGCCCGCGAACGTGTCGGCCAAGGACTTCATGCTGGAGATTCTGCGCCAGCCGTACATCAAGGACGGGCACGCCATCGGCCAGATCATCGAGTACGCCGGCCCCGCGGTGGAGGCGCTCAGCGTGGACGAGCGGGCGACGATGACCAACATGGCGGCCGAGGTGGGCGCCTTCACCGGGATCGTCGCCCCGGACGCGAAGACGGTGGAGTACCTGGTGGAGCAGCGCGGGATGAGCCGCGAGGACGCCGAACGGCTCTGCGACGGGCTGTTCAGCGACGAGGGCGCCGATTACGTGATGACGATCGAGATCGACGCCAGCACGCTGAAGCCGATGATCGCGCTCCCGGGCGACCCGGGGAACGGGCTGTACGTGCGGGACCTGCCGGAGACGGTGAAGATCGACATCGCCTACGCGGGAAGCTGCACGGCGGGGAAGAAGGAGGACATGGACATGTACGCGGCCGTGCTGCGCGAGTACGCCGAGCGCGGCGAGCGCAAGCCGGAGCACGTGCAGTTCTACATCCAGTGCGGCAGCCAGGAGGTGTACGCGTACTGCCAGGAGCAGGGGTACGACCGCATCTTCGAGGGCGTGGGCGCCACCTTCATCGAACCCAGCTGCGGCGCCTGCATCAACGCGGGCCCGGGCGTCAGCCGCAAGCCGACGGACGTGACCATCAGCGCCATCAACCGCAACTTCCCCGGCCGCAGCGGCCCGGGCCAGCTCTACCTCGCCTCGCCCTACACCGTGGCCGCGAGCGCCATGGCGGGCGAGATCGTGGCGTGGGAGCCGGAGCTGGCGGCGGTCTGA
- a CDS encoding GNAT family N-acetyltransferase, giving the protein MARNPGLSLVAREDGRMVGAVLCGHDGRRGFLHHLAVAASHGRRGIGRALVERCLDGLRGYGISKCHLFVYHHNEAGQAFWRGIGWHGRGDLLVMSRNLTDDPNA; this is encoded by the coding sequence CTGGCTCGCAACCCGGGCCTCAGCCTCGTGGCGCGCGAGGACGGGCGGATGGTGGGCGCGGTGCTGTGCGGGCATGACGGGCGCCGCGGATTCCTCCACCACCTCGCCGTCGCGGCGTCGCACGGGCGGCGGGGGATCGGGCGGGCGCTGGTCGAGCGCTGCCTGGACGGGCTGCGCGGCTACGGCATCTCCAAGTGCCACCTCTTCGTCTATCACCACAACGAGGCGGGGCAGGCGTTCTGGCGCGGCATCGGCTGGCACGGGCGCGGCGACCTGCTCGTCATGTCGCGCAACCTCACCGACGATCCGAACGCCTGA
- a CDS encoding amidohydrolase family protein, with protein MKRTPFIAAVLALGGGGCVHAQQEAQPPVAITHASVVDVESGRTLRDQTVVVRGSRIEAVGPAARVAVPPGARTVDGRGKFVIPGLWDMHVHAAYPPADALFMPVLVANGVTGVREMFSRLDWVASTRERIRTGELLGPRIVASGHIIDGNQPMLPGSVVVRDAAEARRAVDSLAAAGADFIKVYSRLSPEAFAAIADEAKRRGLPFAGHVPGLVTVGAASDAGMASVEHLTGLVDACSPLEPSEQNKVAEAVAAAGWDSANAVAWAQSASVLAHYDPAVCRALALRLARNGTVMVPTLVTNRAGSFLDDTTQALDPRLRYLRAGISAAWNPRTNPRLAGVTAADWAARHAYYRHQLVIARLLHENGVRFMAGTDLSTPYIYPGFSLHQELEMLTQIGLTPLEALRAATLEPARFLKMADSLGTVAPGKAADLVVLDADPLADIRNVGRIHAVVLRGRLIDSAERERILRRAEAIAAGRDPEP; from the coding sequence ATGAAGCGAACCCCGTTCATCGCGGCCGTTCTGGCCTTGGGCGGCGGCGGCTGCGTCCACGCGCAGCAGGAGGCGCAGCCGCCCGTCGCCATCACCCACGCCTCGGTGGTGGACGTGGAGAGCGGGCGCACGCTGCGCGACCAGACGGTGGTGGTGCGGGGAAGCCGGATCGAGGCGGTGGGGCCCGCCGCGCGCGTGGCGGTGCCGCCCGGCGCGCGGACGGTGGACGGGCGGGGGAAGTTCGTCATCCCCGGCCTGTGGGACATGCACGTCCACGCCGCGTACCCGCCCGCCGACGCCCTGTTCATGCCGGTGCTGGTGGCGAACGGCGTCACCGGCGTGCGCGAGATGTTCAGCCGGCTGGACTGGGTGGCATCGACGCGCGAGCGGATCCGCACCGGCGAGCTGCTGGGCCCGCGGATCGTGGCGTCGGGGCACATCATCGACGGGAACCAGCCGATGCTGCCGGGCAGCGTGGTGGTCCGCGACGCCGCCGAGGCACGGCGCGCGGTGGATTCGCTGGCCGCGGCGGGCGCCGACTTCATCAAGGTCTACAGCCGCCTGTCTCCCGAGGCCTTCGCCGCCATCGCCGACGAGGCGAAGCGGCGCGGGCTGCCGTTCGCCGGGCACGTGCCGGGGCTGGTGACGGTGGGCGCGGCGTCGGACGCCGGCATGGCCAGCGTGGAGCACCTGACGGGGCTGGTGGACGCCTGCTCGCCGCTGGAGCCGTCGGAACAGAACAAGGTGGCCGAAGCCGTGGCCGCCGCCGGGTGGGACTCGGCGAACGCGGTGGCGTGGGCGCAGTCGGCGTCGGTGCTGGCGCACTACGACCCCGCGGTGTGCCGCGCGCTGGCGCTGCGCCTGGCGCGCAACGGCACCGTGATGGTGCCCACGCTGGTCACCAACCGCGCCGGCAGCTTCCTGGACGACACCACGCAGGCGCTCGACCCGCGGCTGCGCTACCTGCGCGCGGGGATCAGCGCGGCGTGGAACCCGCGCACCAACCCCCGCCTGGCGGGCGTGACCGCGGCCGACTGGGCGGCCCGCCACGCCTACTACCGGCACCAGCTCGTGATCGCGCGGCTCCTGCACGAGAACGGCGTGCGCTTCATGGCCGGCACGGACCTGTCGACGCCGTACATCTACCCCGGCTTCTCGCTGCACCAGGAGCTGGAGATGCTGACGCAGATCGGCCTCACGCCGCTGGAGGCGCTGCGGGCCGCGACCCTGGAGCCCGCGCGCTTCCTGAAGATGGCGGACTCGCTGGGCACGGTGGCGCCGGGGAAGGCGGCGGACCTGGTGGTGCTCGACGCCGATCCGCTGGCCGACATCCGCAACGTGGGCCGCATCCACGCGGTGGTGCTGCGCGGCCGCCTGATCGACTCCGCCGAGCGCGAGCGCATCCTGCGGCGCGCCGAAGCGATCGCCGCGGGGCGCGACCCGGAACCCTGA
- a CDS encoding DNA-3-methyladenine glycosylase I has translation MPGYCDAAPGHEWHGPYHDHEYGFPLAGDDELLERLALEINQAGLSWLTILKKRDAFRRAFDGFDVDRVAAYGDADRERLLADAGIIRNRLKVDAVIENARRIQQLRASHGSFAAWLDAHHPLSKEEWVKLFKRTFRFTGGEIVGEFLMSTGYLPGAHRPDCPVHARILAAGPAWARPAALKRATATTSS, from the coding sequence ATGCCGGGCTACTGCGACGCGGCGCCGGGGCACGAGTGGCACGGGCCGTATCACGATCACGAGTACGGGTTTCCGCTGGCGGGCGATGACGAGCTGCTGGAGCGGCTGGCGCTGGAGATCAACCAGGCCGGCCTCTCGTGGCTCACTATCCTCAAGAAGCGTGACGCCTTCCGCCGCGCCTTCGACGGCTTCGACGTGGACCGCGTGGCCGCGTACGGGGATGCCGACCGCGAGCGGCTGCTGGCCGACGCCGGCATCATCCGCAACCGGCTGAAGGTCGACGCGGTGATCGAGAACGCGCGCCGCATCCAGCAGCTGCGCGCGTCGCACGGATCGTTCGCGGCGTGGCTGGACGCGCATCATCCCCTCTCCAAGGAAGAGTGGGTGAAGCTGTTCAAGCGCACCTTCCGCTTCACCGGCGGCGAGATCGTGGGCGAGTTCCTGATGAGCACCGGCTACCTCCCCGGCGCGCACCGCCCCGACTGCCCCGTGCACGCCCGCATCCTCGCCGCCGGCCCGGCGTGGGCGCGCCCCGCAGCACTGAAGCGCGCCACCGCGACGACGTCATCCTGA
- the ftsY gene encoding signal recognition particle-docking protein FtsY translates to MARLFRRKEEGKKSLWDRIVDVALTDVSVIVKGMDEGSLEGLEETLIAADFGVPATLRLVQVVETLAQRGVAKSQRDFERAVREEIVQILSGGRSDTALRFNYDEGPTVFLVVGVNGVGKTTTIAKLAYRLTRQGRKVLLAAGDTFRAGAIEQLKRWADRVGADFVGSEPGRDPAAVAFDALEHAEKTGADVVIVDTAGRLHTQSDLMKELEKVHRVIGKKLDGAPHETLIVLDATVGQNAMAQIRTFGQILPLSGIILTKLDGTAKGGIVVALKEEYDLPVKFIGVGEKMDDLVPFEIKQFAEEVLEA, encoded by the coding sequence ATGGCGCGCCTGTTTCGCCGGAAGGAAGAGGGGAAGAAGTCGCTCTGGGACCGCATCGTCGACGTGGCGCTCACCGATGTGTCGGTGATCGTCAAGGGGATGGACGAGGGGTCGCTGGAGGGGCTGGAGGAAACGCTGATCGCCGCCGACTTCGGCGTGCCGGCCACGCTGCGGCTGGTGCAGGTGGTCGAGACGCTGGCGCAGCGCGGCGTGGCCAAGTCGCAGCGCGACTTCGAGCGCGCGGTGCGCGAGGAGATCGTGCAGATCCTCTCCGGCGGCCGCTCGGACACGGCGCTGCGCTTCAACTACGACGAGGGCCCGACGGTCTTCCTGGTCGTCGGCGTGAACGGGGTGGGGAAGACGACCACCATCGCCAAGCTGGCGTACCGGCTCACGCGGCAGGGGCGCAAGGTGCTGCTGGCCGCGGGCGACACCTTCCGCGCGGGCGCCATCGAGCAATTGAAGCGCTGGGCCGACCGCGTGGGCGCGGACTTCGTGGGCTCGGAGCCGGGCCGCGACCCGGCCGCCGTGGCCTTCGACGCGCTGGAGCACGCGGAGAAGACCGGCGCCGACGTGGTGATCGTGGACACTGCCGGCCGCCTGCACACGCAGAGCGACCTGATGAAGGAGCTGGAGAAGGTGCACCGCGTCATCGGCAAGAAGCTGGACGGCGCGCCGCACGAGACGCTGATCGTGCTGGACGCCACCGTCGGCCAGAATGCGATGGCGCAGATCCGCACCTTCGGCCAGATCCTCCCGCTCTCCGGCATCATCCTCACCAAGCTGGACGGCACGGCAAAGGGCGGCATCGTGGTCGCGCTGAAGGAGGAGTACGACCTCCCCGTGAAGTTCATCGGCGTGGGCGAGAAGATGGACGACCTGGTCCCGTTCGAGATCAAGCAGTTCGCCGAGGAAGTGCTGGAGGCGTGA
- a CDS encoding TonB-dependent receptor, with product MPRIFRYAATLALALAAFRASGAGAQQGAPADTAKRYSIDTLAVRVLRAPVPPLRAPFAVSITGGEAQRRAKPGLALNEPLAAIPGVQVENRFNYALGERIAVRGLGARAQFGVRGVRVLVDGLPATMPDGQTTLNHVDVGSIGGAEVIRGPASALYGNASGGVIRLNTLPPPPVPLGSEYRATAGAGGLLRLQSWAGGMTGPAAYRASFTRLKYGGYRQHQSADNTQVGLNFGLHRGADELRLVFTAVHYDAENPGALSDSLLRADRTAAIPTNVTQKAGEEGRQGQLGLTWIRALGTGSLEVTGYGLARSIDNPIPVRFIDLDRAAGGARAVWSGGLIGPLHASAGGEWELQHDHRLNHENVAGVRGSLLLDQTERVTSAAAFAELSADAGPITVLGAARYDRFRFSVDDHLVTAADPDDSGARTMDAWSPTLGVSLSAARWLSFYGNVATAFQTPTTTELANRPSGAGGFNPELRPERTTGIEAGAKARRGAVWGEVAAYRARIRDALIPFELEGFPGRQFYRNAGAAVHRGIEAGAGAEPVAGLTLRAAYTYTDARFGRYVLGGADLRGNRVPGIAPHRIEASAFWSRGAGPFAGVDLRHESRTPVADTDAAGSLASPACTTVDLRGGWTELRLGRVRASPTLGITNLFGVVYNTSVVINAARGRFYEPGPGRSVYAGMEIKLGSGW from the coding sequence ATGCCCCGGATCTTCCGATACGCCGCGACGCTCGCCCTGGCGCTGGCGGCGTTCCGCGCTTCCGGCGCGGGCGCGCAGCAGGGCGCGCCCGCGGACACCGCGAAGCGCTACTCTATCGACACGCTTGCGGTGCGCGTGCTGCGCGCGCCGGTGCCTCCGCTGCGCGCGCCGTTCGCCGTCTCCATCACCGGCGGCGAGGCGCAGCGGCGCGCGAAGCCGGGGCTGGCGCTGAACGAGCCGCTGGCCGCCATCCCCGGCGTGCAGGTGGAGAACCGGTTCAACTACGCGCTGGGCGAGCGCATCGCCGTGCGCGGCCTGGGCGCGCGGGCGCAGTTCGGCGTGCGCGGCGTGCGCGTGCTGGTAGACGGCCTGCCCGCCACCATGCCCGACGGGCAGACCACGCTGAACCACGTGGACGTCGGCTCCATCGGCGGCGCGGAGGTCATCCGCGGGCCGGCCAGCGCGCTGTACGGCAACGCATCCGGCGGCGTCATCCGCCTGAACACGCTGCCGCCGCCGCCGGTTCCGCTGGGCTCCGAGTACCGCGCCACCGCCGGCGCCGGCGGGCTGCTCCGCCTCCAGAGCTGGGCGGGGGGGATGACGGGTCCCGCCGCGTACCGGGCCAGCTTCACGCGCCTGAAGTACGGCGGCTACCGCCAGCACCAGTCCGCCGACAACACGCAGGTGGGCCTCAACTTCGGCCTGCATCGCGGCGCGGACGAGCTGCGCCTGGTCTTCACCGCCGTCCACTACGACGCGGAGAACCCCGGCGCGCTCTCCGACTCGCTCCTGCGCGCCGATCGCACCGCCGCCATCCCCACCAACGTCACGCAGAAGGCGGGGGAGGAGGGGAGACAGGGGCAGCTCGGGCTCACCTGGATCCGCGCGCTCGGAACGGGATCGCTGGAGGTGACGGGATACGGGCTCGCGCGCTCGATCGACAACCCCATCCCCGTGCGCTTCATCGACCTGGACCGCGCGGCGGGCGGCGCGCGCGCGGTGTGGAGCGGCGGCCTCATCGGCCCGCTGCATGCTTCCGCGGGCGGCGAGTGGGAGCTGCAGCACGACCACCGCCTGAACCACGAGAACGTCGCGGGCGTGCGCGGAAGCCTGCTGCTGGACCAGACCGAGCGCGTGACCTCCGCCGCCGCCTTCGCCGAGCTGTCGGCGGACGCGGGGCCGATTACCGTGCTCGGCGCCGCGCGATACGACCGCTTCCGCTTCTCGGTGGACGACCATCTCGTCACCGCCGCCGACCCCGACGACTCGGGCGCGCGGACGATGGACGCGTGGAGCCCTACGCTGGGCGTGAGCCTGTCCGCCGCGCGGTGGCTGTCGTTCTACGGCAACGTGGCGACGGCCTTCCAGACGCCGACCACGACCGAGCTGGCCAACCGCCCCAGCGGCGCGGGTGGGTTCAACCCGGAGCTGCGGCCCGAGCGCACCACCGGCATCGAGGCGGGCGCGAAGGCGCGGCGCGGCGCCGTGTGGGGCGAGGTGGCGGCGTACCGAGCCCGCATCCGCGACGCGCTGATCCCGTTCGAGCTGGAGGGCTTTCCCGGGCGCCAGTTCTACCGCAACGCGGGCGCGGCCGTGCACCGCGGCATCGAGGCCGGCGCGGGCGCGGAGCCGGTGGCCGGGCTGACCCTGCGCGCGGCGTACACGTACACCGACGCGCGCTTCGGACGCTACGTGCTGGGCGGCGCGGACCTGCGCGGCAACCGCGTTCCCGGCATCGCCCCGCACCGCATCGAGGCGTCGGCGTTCTGGTCGCGCGGCGCGGGCCCGTTCGCGGGCGTCGACCTGCGCCACGAGAGCCGCACCCCCGTCGCCGACACGGACGCCGCGGGAAGCCTCGCATCTCCCGCCTGCACCACCGTGGACCTGCGCGGCGGGTGGACGGAGCTGCGCCTGGGCCGCGTCCGCGCCTCGCCGACGCTCGGCATCACCAACCTCTTCGGCGTGGTGTACAACACCTCGGTCGTCATCAACGCCGCCCGCGGCCGCTTCTACGAGCCCGGCCCGGGCCGTTCCGTCTACGCCGGGATGGAGATCAAGCTCGGCAGCGGGTGGTGA